A single Rattus norvegicus strain BN/NHsdMcwi chromosome 5, GRCr8, whole genome shotgun sequence DNA region contains:
- the Ptmal6 gene encoding prothymosin alpha-like, translating to MRNHVDAVVDTRLEVTNKDLEKKKVTEETGNGRAAPVDEENGEQGSDGEEEEEEEEEEEEEEEEEEEEEEEEEEEEEEEEEEEEEEEEEEEEEEEEEEDTKKWKAEQEE from the exons ATGCGAAACCACGTGGACGCTGTGGTGGACACCCGTTTAGAGGTCACCAACAAGGACTTGGAGAAGAAGAAAGTCACGGAGGAGACAGGGAATGGAAGAGCTGCACCTGTCGATGAGGAGAATGGGGAGCAGGGATCTGATG gagaagaagaagaagaagaagaagaagaggaagaggaagaggaagaggaagaggaagaggaagaggaagaggaagaggaagaggaagaagaagaagaagaagaagaagaagaagaagaagaagaagaagaagaagaagaagaagaagaagaagacaccaAGAAATGGAAGGCTGAGCAGGAGgagtag